The Anguilla anguilla isolate fAngAng1 chromosome 19, fAngAng1.pri, whole genome shotgun sequence genome has a segment encoding these proteins:
- the LOC118218706 gene encoding 6-phosphofructo-2-kinase/fructose-2,6-bisphosphatase 3-like isoform X2: MPRELRQSRIQKIWIPSKDDKPAVARRSGGVLHLANPPTVIVMVGLPARGKTYMSKKLTRYLNWTGLPTKVFNVGEYRREAVKHYSFDFFKPDNRDAVRIRQECALAALRDVKSYLTEEGGQIAVFDATNTTRERRDMILNFGNENGFTIFFIESVCNDPEVIATNIMEVKVSCPDYQDCNKAEAMEDFQKRITCYQVSYEPLDPDQYDRNMSFIKVIDVGRRFLVNRIQDHIQSKIVYYLMNIHVQPRTIYLCRHGESEYNLRGKLGGDSGLSSQGRQFAWALSAFMEEQNLKDLRVWTSQLRRSIQTAEALRVPYEQWKALNEIDAGVCEEMTYDEVKERYPDEFALRDQDKFHYRYPTGESYQDLVQRVEPVIMELERQENVLVICHQAVMRCLLAYFLDKSADEMPYLKCPLHTVLKLTPVAYGCKVESVSLNIDAVNTHRDRPEMLRGPGGLIRRNSITPLSTHEPIKKPRIDGLDDRPIPGAPPAPPSHCGTSPLPLALSRQNLKRGPPDLPELLPVCKRVKANASPDLQPRK; the protein is encoded by the exons ATGCCAAGGGAGCTTAGACAGAGCAGGATCCAAAAAATCTGGATTCCGTCTAAGGATGACAAACCAGCGGTGGCACGGAGAT CCGGGGGTGTGCTCCACCTCGCCAACCCCCCCACTGTGATTGTGATGGTGGGCCTGCCCGCCCGAGGGAAGACCTACATGTCGAAGAAACTGACCCGCTACCTCAACTGGACCGGACTTCCCACCAAAG TCTTCAACGTAGGGGAGTACCGGCGAGAGGCAGTCAAGCACTACAGCTTCGACTTCTTCAAACCGGACAACCGGGACGCCGTGAGGATCCGACA GGAATGTGCCTTGGCGGCGCTGAGAGACGTCAAGTCTTATTTGACAGAGGAGGGCGGGCAGATCGCC GTCTTCGATGCCACCAACACCACAAGGGAGCGAAGAGACATGATCCTGAATTTCGGCAATGAGAATGGATTCACG ATCTTTTTCATTGAGTCTGTGTGCAACGATCCGGAAGTCATCGCCACGAACATAATG gaagtgaaggtGTCCTGCCCGGACTACCAGGACTGCAACAAAGCGGAAGCCATGGAGGACTTTCAGAAGCGGATCACATGTTATCAGGTTTCATACGAGCCTCTGGACCCCGATCAGTATGacag GAACATGTCCTTCATCAAGGTGATCGATGTGGGCCGGAGGTTCCTGGTGAACCGGATCCAGGACCACATCCAGAGCAAGATCGTGTACTACCTGATGAACATCCACGTGCAGCCGCGCACCATCTACCTGTGTCGCCATGGCGAGAGCGAATACAACCTGCGTGGAAAGCTGGGCGGCGACTCGGGCCTGTCCTCCCAGGGCAGACAG TTCGCCTGGGCTCTCTCCGCGTTCATGGAGGAGCAGAACCTGAAGGACCTGAGAGTCTGGACCAGCCAGCTGCGCCGGAGCATCCAGACGGCCGAGGCCCTGCGGGTGCCCTACGAGCAGTGGAAGGCGCTCAACGAGATCGATGCC GGCGTGTGTGAGGAGATGACGTACGACGAGGTCAAGGAGAGGTACCCGGACGAGTTCGCCCTGAGGGACCAGGACAAGTTCCACTACCGCTACCCCACAGGCGAG TCATACCAGGACCTGGTCCAGCGGGTTGAGCCGGTGATCATGGAGCTGGAGAGGCAGGAGAATGTTCTGGTCATCTGTCACCAGGCCGTCATGCGCTGCCTGCTGGCCTACTTCCTGGACAAGAGTGCAG ATGAGATGCCCTACCTGAAGTGCCCGCTTCACACTGTGCTGAAGCTCACTCCAGTTGCTTACG gGTGCAAAGTGGAGTCGGTCTCATTGAACATCGACGCggtgaacacacacagggacagaccTGAG ATGCTGAGAGGCCCTGGGGGGCTGATCAGGAGGAACAGCATCACGCCCCTGTCTACCCATGAGCCCATCAAGAAGCCCCGCATCGATGGCCTGGACGACCGTCCCATCCCAGgggctccccccgcccccccgtcccactGCGGCACCTCACCCCTCCCTTTGGCCCTGTCCAGACAG AACCTGAAGAGGGGTCCCCCTGACCTCCCAGAGCTTCTGCCGGTCTGCAAACGAGTCAAAGCCAATGCGTCACCTGACCTTCAGcccaggaagtga
- the LOC118218706 gene encoding 6-phosphofructo-2-kinase/fructose-2,6-bisphosphatase 3-like isoform X3, protein MPRELRQSRIQKIWIPSKDDKPAVARRSGGVLHLANPPTVIVMVGLPARGKTYMSKKLTRYLNWTGLPTKVFNVGEYRREAVKHYSFDFFKPDNRDAVRIRQECALAALRDVKSYLTEEGGQIAVFDATNTTRERRDMILNFGNENGFTIFFIESVCNDPEVIATNIMEVKVSCPDYQDCNKAEAMEDFQKRITCYQVSYEPLDPDQYDRNMSFIKVIDVGRRFLVNRIQDHIQSKIVYYLMNIHVQPRTIYLCRHGESEYNLRGKLGGDSGLSSQGRQFAWALSAFMEEQNLKDLRVWTSQLRRSIQTAEALRVPYEQWKALNEIDAGVCEEMTYDEVKERYPDEFALRDQDKFHYRYPTGESYQDLVQRVEPVIMELERQENVLVICHQAVMRCLLAYFLDKSADEMPYLKCPLHTVLKLTPVAYGCKVESVSLNIDAVNTHRDRPEQMLRGPGGLIRRNSITPLSTHEPIKKPRIDGLDDRPIPGAPPAPPSHCGTSPLPLALSRQIWLRKACLT, encoded by the exons ATGCCAAGGGAGCTTAGACAGAGCAGGATCCAAAAAATCTGGATTCCGTCTAAGGATGACAAACCAGCGGTGGCACGGAGAT CCGGGGGTGTGCTCCACCTCGCCAACCCCCCCACTGTGATTGTGATGGTGGGCCTGCCCGCCCGAGGGAAGACCTACATGTCGAAGAAACTGACCCGCTACCTCAACTGGACCGGACTTCCCACCAAAG TCTTCAACGTAGGGGAGTACCGGCGAGAGGCAGTCAAGCACTACAGCTTCGACTTCTTCAAACCGGACAACCGGGACGCCGTGAGGATCCGACA GGAATGTGCCTTGGCGGCGCTGAGAGACGTCAAGTCTTATTTGACAGAGGAGGGCGGGCAGATCGCC GTCTTCGATGCCACCAACACCACAAGGGAGCGAAGAGACATGATCCTGAATTTCGGCAATGAGAATGGATTCACG ATCTTTTTCATTGAGTCTGTGTGCAACGATCCGGAAGTCATCGCCACGAACATAATG gaagtgaaggtGTCCTGCCCGGACTACCAGGACTGCAACAAAGCGGAAGCCATGGAGGACTTTCAGAAGCGGATCACATGTTATCAGGTTTCATACGAGCCTCTGGACCCCGATCAGTATGacag GAACATGTCCTTCATCAAGGTGATCGATGTGGGCCGGAGGTTCCTGGTGAACCGGATCCAGGACCACATCCAGAGCAAGATCGTGTACTACCTGATGAACATCCACGTGCAGCCGCGCACCATCTACCTGTGTCGCCATGGCGAGAGCGAATACAACCTGCGTGGAAAGCTGGGCGGCGACTCGGGCCTGTCCTCCCAGGGCAGACAG TTCGCCTGGGCTCTCTCCGCGTTCATGGAGGAGCAGAACCTGAAGGACCTGAGAGTCTGGACCAGCCAGCTGCGCCGGAGCATCCAGACGGCCGAGGCCCTGCGGGTGCCCTACGAGCAGTGGAAGGCGCTCAACGAGATCGATGCC GGCGTGTGTGAGGAGATGACGTACGACGAGGTCAAGGAGAGGTACCCGGACGAGTTCGCCCTGAGGGACCAGGACAAGTTCCACTACCGCTACCCCACAGGCGAG TCATACCAGGACCTGGTCCAGCGGGTTGAGCCGGTGATCATGGAGCTGGAGAGGCAGGAGAATGTTCTGGTCATCTGTCACCAGGCCGTCATGCGCTGCCTGCTGGCCTACTTCCTGGACAAGAGTGCAG ATGAGATGCCCTACCTGAAGTGCCCGCTTCACACTGTGCTGAAGCTCACTCCAGTTGCTTACG gGTGCAAAGTGGAGTCGGTCTCATTGAACATCGACGCggtgaacacacacagggacagaccTGAG CAGATGCTGAGAGGCCCTGGGGGGCTGATCAGGAGGAACAGCATCACGCCCCTGTCTACCCATGAGCCCATCAAGAAGCCCCGCATCGATGGCCTGGACGACCGTCCCATCCCAGgggctccccccgcccccccgtcccactGCGGCACCTCACCCCTCCCTTTGGCCCTGTCCAGACAG ATCTGGTTGCGCAAAGCTTGCCT AACCTGA
- the LOC118218706 gene encoding 6-phosphofructo-2-kinase/fructose-2,6-bisphosphatase 3-like isoform X1, producing the protein MPRELRQSRIQKIWIPSKDDKPAVARRSGGVLHLANPPTVIVMVGLPARGKTYMSKKLTRYLNWTGLPTKVFNVGEYRREAVKHYSFDFFKPDNRDAVRIRQECALAALRDVKSYLTEEGGQIAVFDATNTTRERRDMILNFGNENGFTIFFIESVCNDPEVIATNIMEVKVSCPDYQDCNKAEAMEDFQKRITCYQVSYEPLDPDQYDRNMSFIKVIDVGRRFLVNRIQDHIQSKIVYYLMNIHVQPRTIYLCRHGESEYNLRGKLGGDSGLSSQGRQFAWALSAFMEEQNLKDLRVWTSQLRRSIQTAEALRVPYEQWKALNEIDAGVCEEMTYDEVKERYPDEFALRDQDKFHYRYPTGESYQDLVQRVEPVIMELERQENVLVICHQAVMRCLLAYFLDKSADEMPYLKCPLHTVLKLTPVAYGCKVESVSLNIDAVNTHRDRPEQMLRGPGGLIRRNSITPLSTHEPIKKPRIDGLDDRPIPGAPPAPPSHCGTSPLPLALSRQNLKRGPPDLPELLPVCKRVKANASPDLQPRK; encoded by the exons ATGCCAAGGGAGCTTAGACAGAGCAGGATCCAAAAAATCTGGATTCCGTCTAAGGATGACAAACCAGCGGTGGCACGGAGAT CCGGGGGTGTGCTCCACCTCGCCAACCCCCCCACTGTGATTGTGATGGTGGGCCTGCCCGCCCGAGGGAAGACCTACATGTCGAAGAAACTGACCCGCTACCTCAACTGGACCGGACTTCCCACCAAAG TCTTCAACGTAGGGGAGTACCGGCGAGAGGCAGTCAAGCACTACAGCTTCGACTTCTTCAAACCGGACAACCGGGACGCCGTGAGGATCCGACA GGAATGTGCCTTGGCGGCGCTGAGAGACGTCAAGTCTTATTTGACAGAGGAGGGCGGGCAGATCGCC GTCTTCGATGCCACCAACACCACAAGGGAGCGAAGAGACATGATCCTGAATTTCGGCAATGAGAATGGATTCACG ATCTTTTTCATTGAGTCTGTGTGCAACGATCCGGAAGTCATCGCCACGAACATAATG gaagtgaaggtGTCCTGCCCGGACTACCAGGACTGCAACAAAGCGGAAGCCATGGAGGACTTTCAGAAGCGGATCACATGTTATCAGGTTTCATACGAGCCTCTGGACCCCGATCAGTATGacag GAACATGTCCTTCATCAAGGTGATCGATGTGGGCCGGAGGTTCCTGGTGAACCGGATCCAGGACCACATCCAGAGCAAGATCGTGTACTACCTGATGAACATCCACGTGCAGCCGCGCACCATCTACCTGTGTCGCCATGGCGAGAGCGAATACAACCTGCGTGGAAAGCTGGGCGGCGACTCGGGCCTGTCCTCCCAGGGCAGACAG TTCGCCTGGGCTCTCTCCGCGTTCATGGAGGAGCAGAACCTGAAGGACCTGAGAGTCTGGACCAGCCAGCTGCGCCGGAGCATCCAGACGGCCGAGGCCCTGCGGGTGCCCTACGAGCAGTGGAAGGCGCTCAACGAGATCGATGCC GGCGTGTGTGAGGAGATGACGTACGACGAGGTCAAGGAGAGGTACCCGGACGAGTTCGCCCTGAGGGACCAGGACAAGTTCCACTACCGCTACCCCACAGGCGAG TCATACCAGGACCTGGTCCAGCGGGTTGAGCCGGTGATCATGGAGCTGGAGAGGCAGGAGAATGTTCTGGTCATCTGTCACCAGGCCGTCATGCGCTGCCTGCTGGCCTACTTCCTGGACAAGAGTGCAG ATGAGATGCCCTACCTGAAGTGCCCGCTTCACACTGTGCTGAAGCTCACTCCAGTTGCTTACG gGTGCAAAGTGGAGTCGGTCTCATTGAACATCGACGCggtgaacacacacagggacagaccTGAG CAGATGCTGAGAGGCCCTGGGGGGCTGATCAGGAGGAACAGCATCACGCCCCTGTCTACCCATGAGCCCATCAAGAAGCCCCGCATCGATGGCCTGGACGACCGTCCCATCCCAGgggctccccccgcccccccgtcccactGCGGCACCTCACCCCTCCCTTTGGCCCTGTCCAGACAG AACCTGAAGAGGGGTCCCCCTGACCTCCCAGAGCTTCTGCCGGTCTGCAAACGAGTCAAAGCCAATGCGTCACCTGACCTTCAGcccaggaagtga